The genomic stretch AAAAATGCCCATCAACAAGAATAGTGGTATTACTGCCAGCGAATAATTAAAGGTTACGTAAAATGGCCCCATGCCGAGGATACCTGCTGCAGCGGCAAAAAAATCTCCCGTGATTAGCCAGGATC from Bacteroidota bacterium encodes the following:
- a CDS encoding C4-dicarboxylate ABC transporter permease; this translates as MSSVGIALLMLGLVLFLIFMGARIAVALLAVSVLGSWLITGDFFAAAAGILGMGPFYVTFNYSLAVIPLFLLMGIF